In Phragmites australis chromosome 24, lpPhrAust1.1, whole genome shotgun sequence, the following are encoded in one genomic region:
- the LOC133907592 gene encoding uncharacterized protein LOC133907592, whose product MEAYPLGVEICARWESRASELARPVVAPPPPHARTPTAYKSPDQPTDASSLPLPNAILRITIGTFQKLRGAERESSMEKQTKPAAHLAALRCARASLLLASLRRPRAPPDRRSSSSVAAECAPLAADRLICAEAAAAAARREAAGHVRLAGSELLLVLAVAPAVLLLLLLLLALL is encoded by the exons ATGGAGGCTTATCCTTTAGGTGTCGAAATTTGCGCGCGCTGGGAGTCACGCGCCAGCGAATTAGCACGCCCCGTCGtcgcaccgccaccgccgcacgCCCGAACCCCAACTGCCTATAAATCCCCAGACCAACCGACCGACgcctcctcccttcctctccccaATGCAATCCTTCGCATCACAATCGGAACCTTCCAGAAGCTTCGAGGAGCAGAAAGGGAGAGTTCCATGGAGAAGCAGACCAAGCCGGCGGCCCACCTCGCCGCGCTCCGCTGCGCCAGGGCCtcgctcctcctcgcctccctccGCCGGCCCCGCGCGCCGCCGGATCGCcggagctcctcctccgtcgCCGCG GAGTGCGCGCCCCTGGCCGCCGACCGCCTCATTTGtgccgaggcggcggccgcggcggctcGGCGCGAGGCCGCCGGGCACGTGCGGCTCGCCGGATCCGAGCTGCTCCTCGTCCTCGCCGTGGCACCCGCggtcctgctcctcctcctcctcctcctcgcgcttCTCTAG